A window of the Miscanthus floridulus cultivar M001 chromosome 14, ASM1932011v1, whole genome shotgun sequence genome harbors these coding sequences:
- the LOC136505606 gene encoding uncharacterized protein: protein MVPERRGWYEQYEAAVSLSNYCVYLVRKTLVPGNRLVAWKVLDEVIEEINHVTICRPNRNGVPRELQLQDVYYCLMETVNTEQPSCKKKPDHYPDDDVDVESVTTTQGDHQVEEDDDDDHGLDIGCSLTRMGAVLGKKLTGAYPGDAAGLWRDLATFWTGFLLHLAANTGAATHGKHLAGDTELITHLWALLTHAGFRGNAIHGEEGLDEEDIPDIDHVTTNS, encoded by the coding sequence ATGGTGCCGGAGCGTCGTGGGTGGTATGAGCAGTACGAAGCTGCTGTCAGCTTATCCAACTACTGCGTGTATCTGGTAAGAAAGACACTGGTGCCCGGCAATCGCCTCGTTGCCTGGAAGGTGCTTGATGAGGTAATCGAAGAAATCAACCACGTTACTATTTGCCGGCCGAATCGGAACGGTGTACCAAGGGAACTGCAGCTGCAAGATGTGTACTACTGCCTTATGGAGACGGTTAACACAGAGCAGCCCAGCTGCAAGAAGAAGCCTGATCATTACCCTGACGACGACGTCGACGTGGAATCAGTAACGACGACACAAGGTGACCATCAagtggaagaagatgatgatgacgaccACGGTCTCGACATCGGGTGTTCCTTGACACGAATGGGTGCAGTGCTTGGAAAGAAGCTGACGGGGGCGTACCCTGGCGACGCAGCAGGCCTCTGGAGGGACCTGGCCACCTTCTGGACGGGGTTCCTCCTCCACTTGGCGGCGAACACGGGGGCGGCCACGCACGGGAAGCATCTCGCCGGCGACACCGAGCTCATCACACACCTCTGGGCGCTGCTTACACACGCCGGCTTCCGTGGGAACGCCATCCATGGCGAGGAGGGCCTAGACGAGGAGGACATCCCGGATATCGACCACGTGACCACCAACTCATAa
- the LOC136502902 gene encoding uncharacterized protein, which produces MLSLTGAILHTLHRLFKLDTVTRIASVELWVLLTTVLLVLRFVLDFQGPWFGKPGSMRMLIVLNLETLNQSLVIYTMGLMQLSGTTKVNDYFQVWAVLLVTLHSSKGETSNQESMRLVSECMRYEDTLSASASAGPFDALGGGDGEQHKTIMSGYKYVVHGEHRVLEEVQDAGRRREGRRRIASGGDVGRYKIRLDPDGDHREKLVTVEKIWDDTDTSSDSEQRSRWLLGGTADPGNQLKDLCLSFALYKLLRRRFYDLPMHELSSRRGKEKMGRLVVDYVLGEHPERAFRITGTELSFLRDLFYSKHATMFAGGLWVPFRSLLLSLCLATATGYIAYPARYIPERMDPADQNRITHGVFITRLMVAIIVLKELLEIFLYVSSRWAKVLMLCKYVQVPRPAGAGGGGVGDEVPAFLRQQGGPVGPEGLCRPSAKSSGSGSCAGAHRLLLESNHFTTPSGCKTWKNSPDGLHQDCDIGLHQELEAGGGARAARAAG; this is translated from the exons atgtTGAGCCTCACTGGTGCAATCCTGCACACCTTGCATAGGCTCTTCAAGCTGGACACTGTTACTCGTATCGCCAGTGTAGAGCTGTGGGTGCTGCTGACGACGGTGCTGCTGGTGCTGCGGTTCGTCCTCGACTTCCAGGGGCCATGGTTCGGGAAGCCGGGCAGCATGAGGATGCTTATTGTGCTCAACCTGGAGACACTGAACCAAAGCTTGGTGATCTACACCATGGGACTGATGCAGCTGTCGGGCACAACGAAGGTGAACGACTACTTCCAGGTGTGGGCGGTGCTGCTGGTGACCCTGCA CTCCAGTAAAGGGGAGACAAGTAACCAAGAGAGCATGAGGCTGGTGAGCGAGTGCATGAGGTACGAGGACACGCTCTCTGCATCTGCATCTGCTGGCCCCTTTGATGCccttggtggtggtgatggtgagcAGCACAAGACTATTATGAGCGGGTACAAGTATGTGGTGCATGGCGAGCACCGCGTGCTTGAGGAAGTCCAAGACGCCGGCCGGCGGcgggagggaagaagaagaatagcAAGCGGCGGCGACGTGGGAAGGTACAAGATCCGATTGGATCCAGATGGAGACCACAGGGAGAAGCTCGTCACCGTGGAGAAGATATGGGACGACACCGACACTAGCAGCGACAGCGAGCAGAGGAGCAGGTGGTTGCTGGGAGGCACAGCCGACCCGGGCAACCAGCTCAAGGACCTGTGCCTGTCGTTCGCTCTGTACAAGCTGCTGCGCCGCCGGTTCTATGATCTCCCGATGCATGAGCTGTCTAGCCGGCGGGGGAAGGAGAAGATGGGCAGGCTCGTCGTCGACTACGTCCTCGGGGAGCACCCCGAGAGGGCTTTCCGCATCACGGGGACGGAGCTGTCCTTCCTCCGAGACCTGTTCTACAGCAAGCACGCCACCATGTTTGCTGGCGGGCTCTGGGTACCATTCCGGAGCCTGCTGCTGTCTCTgtgcctggccacggcgacggggTACATCGCCTACCCTGCCCGGTACATACCGGAGAGGATGGATCCAGCGGACCAGAACAGGATCACGCACGGCGTGTTCATCACCCGCCTCATGGTCGCCATCATCGTCCTCAAGGAGCTCCTGGAGATTTTTCTCTACGTGTCGTCGCGGTGGGCCAAAGTTCTGATGCTGTGCAAGTACGTCCAGGTCCCGCGACCGGCCGGTGCCGGTGGTGGTGGAGTGGGTGATGAGGTTCCTGCTTTTCTTCGGCAGCAAGGAGGCCCAGTGGGACCGGAAGGTCTGTGCCGTCCGTCAGCAAAATCTTCTGGTTCAGGTTCCTGTGCTGGTGCTCATCGTCTCCTTTTGGAAAGTAACCATTTCACAACCCCGTCGGGGTGTAAGACATGGAAAAATTCACCTGACGGATTACACCAAGACTGCGATATTGGACTCCATCAAGAACTTGAAGCAGGCGGAGGAGCAAGGGCGGCTAGGGCTGCTGGATAG